A DNA window from Bos indicus isolate NIAB-ARS_2022 breed Sahiwal x Tharparkar chromosome 9, NIAB-ARS_B.indTharparkar_mat_pri_1.0, whole genome shotgun sequence contains the following coding sequences:
- the FAM162B gene encoding protein FAM162B yields the protein MLATVGSLLRLRLGRIPCCAPGAPPEVERRPVASLWPRGHPQYSCGGSPGSSEPPGSAEKVHRVPAEHKPSQFDKRILLWTGRFKAMEDIPPRIPPEMIDAARNKARVKACYIMIGLTIIACFAVIASAKRAAERHESLTSWNLAKKAKWREEAALAAQAKAK from the exons ATGCTGGCCACGGTCGGGAGCCTCCTGCGCCTCCGCCTAGGGCGCATCCCCTGCTGCGCCCCGGGAGCGCCCCCAGAAGTCGAGCGGCGGCCGGTCGCGTCTCTCTGGCCCCGGGGTCACCCCCAGTACTCCTGTGGCGGGAGCCCCGGCAGCTCGGAGCCCCCAGGttctg CCGAGAAGGTCCATAGGGTCCCCGCCGAGCACAAGCCGTCGCAATTTGACAAGAGAATCCTGCTGTGGACCGGGCGTTTCAAAGCAATGGAGGATATCCCGCCTCGGATTCC GCCAGAAATGATAGATGCTGCAAGAAACAAAGCTCGGGTGAAAGCTTGTTACATAATGATTGGACTCACAATCATCGCCTGCTTTGCAGTGATAGCATCAGCCAAAAGG GCTGCAGAACGACACGAATCTTTAACAAGTTGGAACCTGgcaaagaaggcaaaatggcGTGAAGAAGCAGCACTGGCTGCACAGGCCAAGGCTAAATGA